Proteins encoded in a region of the Piliocolobus tephrosceles isolate RC106 chromosome 18, ASM277652v3, whole genome shotgun sequence genome:
- the MC5R gene encoding melanocortin receptor 5 gives MNSSFHLRFLDLNLNATEGNLSGPNVKNKSSPCEDMGIAVEAFLTLGVVSLLENILVIGAVVKNKNLHSPMYFFVCSLAVADMLVGVSNAWETMAIYLLNNKHLVIADAFVRHIDNVFDSMICISVVASMCSLLAIAVDRYVTIFYALRYHHIMTARRSGAIIAGIWAFCTGCGIVFIVYSESTYVILCLISMFFTMLFLLASLYIHMFLLARTHVKRMAAVPGASSARQRTSVQGAVTLTMLLGVFIVCWAPFFLHLILMLSCPQNLYCSCFMSHFNMYLILIMCNSVVDPLIYAFRSREMRKTFKEIICCRGFRIACSFPRRD, from the coding sequence ATGAATTCCTCGTTTCACCTTCGTTTCTTGGATCTCAACCTGAATGCCACAGAGGGCAACCTTTCAGGACCCAATGTCAAAAACAAGTCTTCGCCCTGTGAAGACATGGGCATCGCCGTGGAGGCGTTTCTCACTCTGGGTGTCGTCAGCCTCCTGGAGAACATCTTGGTTATAGGGGCCGTAGTGAAGAACAAAAACCTGCACTCCCCCATGTACTTCTTCGTGTGCAGCCTGGCAGTGGCCGACATGCTGGTGGGCGTGTCCAACGCCTGGGAGACCATGGCCATCTACCTGCTCAACAACAAGCACCTAGTGATAGCAGACGCCTTCGTGCGCCACATTGACAATGTGTTTGACTCCATGATCTGCATTTCCGTGGTGGCGTCCATGTGCAGCCTGCTGGCCATTGCGGTGGACAGGTACGTCACCATCTTCTATGCCCTGCGCTACCACCACATCATGACAGCGAGGCGCTCAGGGGCCATCATCGCCGGCATCTGGGCTTTCTGCACCGGCTGCGGCATCGTCTTCATCGTGTACTCGGAATCCACCTACGTCATCCTGTGCCTCATCTCCATGTTCTTCACGATGCTGTTCCTCCTGGCGTCTCTGTACATACACATGTTCCTCCTGGCGCGGACTCACGTCAAGCGGATGGCGGCTGTGCCCGGGGCCAGCTCTGCGCGGCAGAGGACCAGCGTGCAGGGCGCGGTCACCCTCACCATGCTGCTGGGCGTGTTTATCGTGTGCTGGGCCCCGTTCTTCCTCCATCTCATTTTAATGCTTTCTTGCCCTCAGAACCTCTACTGCTCTTGCTTCATGTCTCACTTCAATATGTACCTCATCCTCATCATGTGTAATTCCGTGGTGGACCCTCTCATCTACGCCTTCCGCAGCCGGGAGATGCGGAAGACGTTTAAGGAGATTATTTGTTGCCGTGGCTTCCGAATCGCCTGCAGCTTTCCCAGAAGGGATTAA